Part of the Drosophila santomea strain STO CAGO 1482 chromosome 2L, Prin_Dsan_1.1, whole genome shotgun sequence genome is shown below.
TGGCACAAAACTCCTGTAGAGCGGATACGGCTGACTTGTTATCTACGGGTTCAGTGGAGAAGGACATGTCTAACGTGCAGATATTTCACAAGCtaaaacaatatataaaatgacAAATCCACTGCAATTTTATTAGAGATGGCACGTGAATCACGAAGCGGCGTTAGTTCCCTGAAACGGCCAACGATACAATCCGGGAAtcacagttttttttttggtacaaacgaaatataaacaaattataaatgctTCACGACAATAGTGCTGGCTACGTTTTTCTGAAATCACAGCCTTAGAAAGCCAGCTACAAAAATTCGAACCGTAACGAATATGGATGAAGAAGGctgataaataaatttttctaAGCTGCGTAGGCAAATATATTGTCAACTTATAGTATTGATTTCGAATTCAATAACAGCGCATAAGGGGTTATCATAATTTTGGTAAGGAGCATATGCATTGCATATACTATTTGGTTTTCTCATTTAAAGTTCAACGTCTCAAGTGTTATACATAATCGTACACGTCACTATGACGCGAGTTGGCATCCCCGAAAGTCAAGGCAACCCTGTTGCTGAGTATATGGCATTAACAAGTGTTGCTGCCAGTGATGAGCAAAATGCACTGATGAAAGTCACTAGGCAGGATGCTGATTTCGAAGCAGTAAATTCTGAAACAGATCAAAACCAAGTGTTGAAAAACaatgttttttagtttttaaaccCGCGCCTAAATTGCCACATACGACTCACCTCGGAAACTCTATTTTCGGCTGTTCGTGAAACCTGCGACTTAAAAATACCTGCTACTCGCGCCAGCCCCGTGACCGACGCTCATCACTGGCCACAGGTCAGAACCAAATGAAGACTAGTTTTTTGATCAACTGCGGAACGTTTACTGCGTTTCATAATCAATAGTGCTGTGCTGCGAGCCAAACACCACAGAACAGCTGGAATACCAAACAACAACACAGAAAATAATACCAAATCAAATGTCAAATTCGGAATAAACTACATCTCGAAAATTGCAGCATAGTAGGAAGTGAGAAACAGTGGCTGCGAAAAAAAAGGTGTCTCCGCTAGCGCAGCGAATACCCATCACCGATCTTCGCGCATCGCGGTCATTAATTAGCAATAGAAAGTTCTCCGACTCGCGGGGTCAGCCAGATGGAGGAGAACGCCGCCCCACCCGCAGCCGCCACAGCCGCGGGCTGTGATGCCGCCACTCGTCAAAAGAATCCGGAAACCAGTGTCCGGCTGCTCATCAAGTCGTCCAACCAGCAGTACGAGGATCTCAATGTGGACTCCGACCTCTGCTGGACGGTCCAGCGGCTGAAGAAGCAGCTATCTCTTATCTATCCTGGCAAACCGGTGGGTAATCGAGTAGCTACCCCCCCTTTTTTGCTCTTACACACTAACTTGCCCAGGAGCCCCCCCTTATCTTATCGAgaaatttgttattgtttatcATCTTCGTTTAGGATTCGTTGGTGTGGCGGTTCCCAAAGCTATTTGCGTCTTAGTCGCAAGTACACGTCAGTAGATTGCCTCTCAAAATTATAGCCGCCGTCATGCACTTGCGTCATGCACTCTTGGTCTATGCCAAATCGATGGCTCGAAACTGGGATTAGTTTGGTTACGGTTAGAAAGTGATAAGGTTTTTGGACATATGCATGCTCCATTCGTGTGCGAAGTTGTTTATGTACATTccacataaattaattaagttagTGTCAAGTATCTGGTAATGGTACAGTCAAATGACATGTACAAGTATGTTATCTCTTGGAGTGTGCAAATAAATAGATTTAGGCGCTGTTTGATAGTATACATTTCGAGCAGCGTTAATAGCAACAATGAGTTATCTCTAGGTTTCCCCTTTGTATATCTCTAACTGAAAGATCTTTACATTTGGAGCATTACGACTAATTCTTTTCCTTTATTCCCGTAGAAAATCCAAGATCAGAAGCTTATTTACTCGGGCAAGCTATTAGATGACGCCCAAAAGATATCGGAGGTGATACGCAGCTACAAGGATGTCTACCAGCAGCACCACATATTTCACTTGGTATGCGCCAGCAAGCAAGTGATAACGCCACCAGTCCAACCCGCCACTGTGCCGCAAAAGGATGCGGCTCCAGCTGGGCCCGAGGTCAGCGGGATTGCAAATGAGCTGCGACAACGTCATCCCACCCATCAGCAGCAGTCACAGCAGGGCAACGCTGCATCGCCCGTGGCGGGGGACATCGGTTTGGCCAATCCCTGGACGCAATTCTGGCAGCAGAACCAGGgcgcagcagctgccgccaatgccagtgccagtgccagtccCCAAGTTTTGTTACAGCAGCAGGCGCTCATCTACAACGCCTGGATGCAGCAGGCTTACGCGCAGTACATGCAGCAACTGACTCTCCGGTGAGTGGGCTAAGATCACACATTTGATCCAACAATTCAGTCATATCAAAAGCAAAGTACCCAATAGACTTTGTATTTTTCCCTGCTAAGAGCTACTTGATAATTCAAGTCTTTctaaaaaccaaatgaaatcaaatacGGTTTTAGCATtctaaaagttttttaaaattatttataatctttttttgtttggttatCAGACGTGCTAAAATCGTACTATTTGCGTGCCCACTATCACAgcgaaataataataatatagttttTGGGCGGTCCCGAACAATTTATTGTGCGCAATTAAGTTTTGCAACTTGATGTTTTCATGTAAAGGAACCATTATTTTCTATAATATGGAATGCTAAAAATGAATGCTACTTACACAACAATCTTCTATTATACCACACAGTGCTACGTTGTCAGGTTCAAACGAATCTGGCTTGGCGCCACCGTCTCAACCCCTGTTGCCCACAGTTCCACTGATTGCGGTGCCACAACCagtggcaggagcagctgcagacCCGGCCGCACAGGTTCCTGTCGCCCCTCAGATAAATGCGGCGCCGCAGAACAGAAACTTCCCCAACATTCAGGAGGAACCGGAAATGCGCGACTGGCTGGATAGCTTCTTTAGCTTTACGCGATTGGCCATTTTTGTGACTGTCCTGTACTTTAACTCCTCACCGTTGCGATGCTTACTGGTGTTGCTCATCGCCGGAGCgatttatttgtaagtaaAATCCCcttttgaaattgaattgaaagAGTAAAATGATTATTGTTTCTTAGGTATCACATTGGTGTCCTTCGACGTCGTCGCGAgcgcaacaataacaacatcAATCGTAACAATAACGCTGACGATGCGGCCGCCTTTGCTGCAGTGCAGCAAATTCAGCGCATGATGGATGCGGCCGTGGAGCGAGAGAACAACGATCCCCAGGCGGCCAATGAGCCAGGTGCAGTGCCAGCGGCCGGACCTGCAGCCGCTGCTGGTCAAGATGCAATCGATGCACctgtcgctgctgctcctccggtTGGGGCTCCCGATGCTCCAGCATCCGCCGCTAATCCAGATCCGACTGACGTTTCCGCGGAAGCCGTTGCTGTGGAACCACCAAATGCCAATAACTCTGTGATTTCCGTTGTGCGCACCTTTGTCATCACTTTTTTCACTTCGCTGCTGCCTGAGGCGCCGGCGCTCTAGAGGATCGATCTGTATGTTATACAGAGGGACGTGGTGGACCATCCACAAACCAGCTTTACAGCTTTACGGCTTTCCTCTTTCTAACCACCCGTAATCAAACTGTTATTCCGTTTTCCTTTTAGTTTTGCATACCTGAGATGtagcaaaaaacaaacaatttgttttactAGCTGTAATcatgtatatttatttccgAGAGTTAGCCGAGTTACAACATCGTGACTGCTGCCTCAATAGTTTGTAGAACTTTAGATTTAACTAAGAACGTACTCTGTTTTTGATGTGAATAGTAAAATGATTATAATGTGCACTGAAATCTGTGCCAGAGACGAACCTATGAAACCAagatgcaattaaaataaaacgtaTGCTTTAacaccaaaaaccaaaatcgtAAGGTGGTGTTTACAAGGTGCAATTCTatctataaattaaatcaaacaTGAATTATTAGTTGTAACtagatttttattaaatcaatttgaaatcATTGTTTATTAAATCTAAAATGATCTTTACTTGAATATAAGTTGATTATTTAATGATTATTTATAAACCTAATGCATATAATCCTTCAGACTATTAAAAaggatatttttaaaatttaatatgttATTATTCGCCTGTAGTATTATAAACTATTATGAGAAATTCAATGAGGGAATAATCGTTTTCCctggaaatgtttaaaagAATTGCATTGTGTAAACAGCGCTGGAGGAATTTTCCCGGACGGTTCTCTTAATTCTTAGGCACTTCTCTTATCaaagtggaaaattttcaGCCGAAAATCGAACTGAGATCCCGATTCCCTCACGGGTAAGTGACAATCACCAGCAGTTCGCTCTTTTTGCCCTGCTAACGCACAAAATTCGTTTCTTTTAGCTGCGATGAGATGCATGGAGAGCACGGCTTATCGCTGGATTTACGACTGGGTCCAACTGCTGATTAGAGGCTGTTTCGCGGATCGCCTCCACCGATGCCTTTAGAAGAGTAGCAGAGCTCGGAGCCAACGGATCGGATCATTCCACTCAAGCCAAGTATAAGCACCACGGTTACAATTAAATTCGCACTTGATCTGCTCGAACAGATCCCACAAAGCTGCCGAACCATGTGGCGAGTGATTCAACAGCGCGCAACAATCGCGCATCCGTTCACCAGACAACGTCATGTGAGTGGCTTCCAATCCCCAATTGCAACCTCAATGAATAACTACATTCATATGCGTATAAAAGATATTAATTTTTGCATTATGTATTTTACATATCCCAATCTTTTGTTGTTCCAGAGTCGAGTGATTGCCATACGGCGAGAGGATCAGTCGGTGTGGGAGCGACGTGCTCCTTTTGGACCCACCCACGTCCAGAAGCTCGTCAAGCAGAATGTTAAGGTCATCGTGCAGCCCTCCAATCGTCGGGCATACCCCATGCAGGTGAGCCCATTATCCACAGCTTGTAACTTTCCATGGCCAGTTGGCAACGGATTTATTGAGTCTGCGGCTAATCGCCCATGGAAATCATATCGGTGGTCGTCAGGCCAGCAAGTACGCGTATATAGGTAGCATAGTATGTGGTgggtacatacatataatggCGCACACGCCCCCCAAGTGCTGCATCATAAATATAAACTCGGTTGATAAGCCTCCATGGAGCTCTAAATTTGGCAATTTCTCGCCCTTGAAATCGAGTACAAAACAAACGATGAGGAGAGGAAAAACAATGGAAGGCAAAGCTTATCGTTCGGAGCAATGATTGCAAGGAAtctatatactatatttaACTGATTTGTGGAGATGATAATATTTTACTAGGGTCACGTGAGAAAATAGACTAGGTGATGTCCGAAAAACCCAACTAAAATAGTGAAATATTAATAGGTTCAGCAATTAATTAAGTTACAGTACctaataataaaatacctGATACctttcaaataaattcaa
Proteins encoded:
- the LOC120444099 gene encoding homocysteine-responsive endoplasmic reticulum-resident ubiquitin-like domain member 2 protein, which gives rise to MEENAAPPAAATAAGCDAATRQKNPETSVRLLIKSSNQQYEDLNVDSDLCWTVQRLKKQLSLIYPGKPKIQDQKLIYSGKLLDDAQKISEVIRSYKDVYQQHHIFHLVCASKQVITPPVQPATVPQKDAAPAGPEVSGIANELRQRHPTHQQQSQQGNAASPVAGDIGLANPWTQFWQQNQGAAAAANASASASPQVLLQQQALIYNAWMQQAYAQYMQQLTLRATLSGSNESGLAPPSQPLLPTVPLIAVPQPVAGAAADPAAQVPVAPQINAAPQNRNFPNIQEEPEMRDWLDSFFSFTRLAIFVTVLYFNSSPLRCLLVLLIAGAIYLYHIGVLRRRRERNNNNINRNNNADDAAAFAAVQQIQRMMDAAVERENNDPQAANEPGAVPAAGPAAAAGQDAIDAPVAAAPPVGAPDAPASAANPDPTDVSAEAVAVEPPNANNSVISVVRTFVITFFTSLLPEAPAL